The following coding sequences lie in one Arachis hypogaea cultivar Tifrunner chromosome 9, arahy.Tifrunner.gnm2.J5K5, whole genome shotgun sequence genomic window:
- the LOC112711034 gene encoding uncharacterized protein isoform X1 codes for MAELTEETVKKVNRVEMWDITHKKIDGSYVNEKAKEIAIEAHSSQRPMELTVNSPLDALGVVFGKEHPGRVRGLGMGAVPTIAFKNNTTRISQMNLGSSNDIGTSSTCGPNVQEELDTVKTQLQALVSYITSKEGDKILIQLAGMFPTQQVSQGLDQESEISSPKELGSRSSGASNKEA; via the exons ATGGCTGAATTG ACGGAAGAGACAGTAAAAAAAGTTAATAGAGTTGAAATGTGGGACATTACTCACAAGAAAATAGATGGAAGTTATGTTAATGAAAAGGCTAAAGAAATAGCG ATTGAAGCACATAGCAGCCAACGACCGATGGAATTAACTGTTAATTCTCCTCTTGATGCTCTTGGAGTAGTTTTTGGGAAAGAGCACCCTGGCCGTGTTCGAGGTTTAGGTATGGGAGCTGTTCCAACAATTGCTTTCAAGAACAACACCACAAGGATTAGTCAAATGAATTTAGGTTCTTCAAATGATATtggcacatcctctacttgtggTCCAAATGTGCAAGAGGAGTTGGATACTGTTAAAACGCAATTGCAAGCGCTAGTATCCTATATTACTTCTAAGGAAGGAGATAAAATTCTAATACAATTGGCTGGAATGTTCCCTACTCAACAAGTTTCACAG ggaTTGGATCAGGAGAGTGAGATTTCATCACCAAAAGAATTAGGAAGTAGGTcttctggagcaagcaataaggaAGCATGA
- the LOC112711034 gene encoding uncharacterized protein isoform X2 → MWDITHKKIDGSYVNEKAKEIAIEAHSSQRPMELTVNSPLDALGVVFGKEHPGRVRGLGMGAVPTIAFKNNTTRISQMNLGSSNDIGTSSTCGPNVQEELDTVKTQLQALVSYITSKEGDKILIQLAGMFPTQQVSQGLDQESEISSPKELGSRSSGASNKEA, encoded by the exons ATGTGGGACATTACTCACAAGAAAATAGATGGAAGTTATGTTAATGAAAAGGCTAAAGAAATAGCG ATTGAAGCACATAGCAGCCAACGACCGATGGAATTAACTGTTAATTCTCCTCTTGATGCTCTTGGAGTAGTTTTTGGGAAAGAGCACCCTGGCCGTGTTCGAGGTTTAGGTATGGGAGCTGTTCCAACAATTGCTTTCAAGAACAACACCACAAGGATTAGTCAAATGAATTTAGGTTCTTCAAATGATATtggcacatcctctacttgtggTCCAAATGTGCAAGAGGAGTTGGATACTGTTAAAACGCAATTGCAAGCGCTAGTATCCTATATTACTTCTAAGGAAGGAGATAAAATTCTAATACAATTGGCTGGAATGTTCCCTACTCAACAAGTTTCACAG ggaTTGGATCAGGAGAGTGAGATTTCATCACCAAAAGAATTAGGAAGTAGGTcttctggagcaagcaataaggaAGCATGA